ATTAATTTATTCATTTTAGTATACGGCGAATTCAATCGGGCGTCACGCTATCACCCCTGCTAGTGTTATTTTGAAAAATTCTCAGTTAGTCCCCCGTGAATGGGTAACCGGTCTCGGGGATGGGCCCAGAATGGTAATGACCATGCAAGATCGTCTAACGTTAATCCGGTCGATCTTTCTGTTGGTCGCCATGGCGTCGTTCGCCCACCTACGTGAAAAACTAACTGCCACAAGCTTCTGACGGCCAATCTGTTCCCTAATTTGATGGGACGTGGATCGGCCTTTTTACTTATCTGCAATGGCCCTCACAGGGTAGCCGTTAAAATACTCCCCGCTACAATCAGCACCAAGCCGCTAACGGTCAGTCGTAACTCCCGGGAACTCTTCTTTTCGTGGAGAATGAAGATGGCCCCTAAGGTCGAAACCACCACGCTCAGCTGGGTGATCACGAAGACCGTGGCGATACCAGCCGCCTGGGCCGCAAAAATGTAGGCCAGTGATGACAGGCCAAAGACCAACCCAATCAAGCCGTTGCCCCAACTGGCCGGTTCGGCGAAAGCTCGCCCCTTAGTTTGCCAGAAGACGTAGACTAACGCCCCACACAAGATTCCCAGCATCTCGGGAAAGAAGAGTTGAATTCCCGCGGCATGGATCGTTTTGGGTAAGGCGCTGTAGGCCCAATACCCGATGGTGGTCGGCACTAAAATTGCCAACCCGGACATTAACGAAGATCGCCCTGTGCTTTTAGTGTCCGTGATCGCGGTTAGCGCGACCCCCGCCACCACTAAAATGATGGCGATGGTCCCCAGTAACCGGGCGGTGGTCCCGGCCCATTCGCCAAAAATCAACACCCCGATCAGCGACGTACCGACGATTTGCAAGCCCGTGGAAATGGGCATGGTGCGGGTCACCCCGATGCGGGTGAAGGCTACGAACTGTCCGACTTCGCCCCAGGCCCACAGGAAGCCCGCTGCAAAGCTCAACCAAAAGTTCAGCCCGTGAACGCTCCCCGCCAAGAGTCCCACCAGCACACCGACCAGGCCGGCCCCCATTCCAGTACCTAGAATCTGATTGGTAGGGCTACCCCCAACTTTGCGAGCAATCAGCGGTTGTATCCCCCAACCCAGTGCCGGAATTAATGCCATTAGAATTCCCATACACCCACACACCCTTTCTGCAGCGTCACCACTCAATACCTATGCTATTTTTTCCATTAACCAATGACCTGATTAGACTTTCAAGATCCACTATAACCTGACTTCTGCGGCGTCCCAACTAACGCGGGGTTAAAAACGACACAAAAGAAACCTGCCAAATTAACAAAAAATCGCATTTTCCGCTCCCATTTTGTTGGTTGGGTAATGAGGGCTAGTATTTGCATTTAAGTCATAATAAGCTATTATGTAATAAACGCTTAATTTGATGCAAAGAAGATGATTTTAATGACCCAAAAATCCCGCCTCGCCCAAATCATGACCCACTTGCAGCAACGCCAAACGCTTAGCCTCCACGATATCATGGCCCTCACCGGCACCTCCCGGGACACCGCCCGCCGCGACATCATCAAGTTGGCCGATAGCCAGTTAGCCGAACGCAACTACGGCGGCATCAGCCTGCCCAACACCTTTAATAAGCTGGACCAGTACCTGGACCGGCAAAACGACCTGCTGACGATCAAGCGCGCCTTGGCAAAACGGGCCAGCACCCTGTTAGCCGGCCAACGGTTACTGTTTCTCGACGTTTCGTCCACGGTGACCTGTCTCCCCCAATACCTGACTACTAAATCCGCGGCTCCCGGCCTACTGGTCACCAATTCGCTCGACGTGGCCGACCAAGCCCTGCGCCATGCCGCCTACCGCACGCGCATTCTGGGCGGGCCGCTCAACGCCGAACAGCGGTGCGTTCAGGGCCCCGATAGCATTTTAGACCTCACCAAGTTTCATTTTGAGACGGCGGTGTTGAGTTGCGCGGGTTTGACGGCTGACGGGGTGTACTACGCCTACGAAGACGACATCGCCGTGAAGGCCGCCCTCAAGCAACAAAGCACGCAGCTCATGTTACTGGTGGACCACACTAAAGTGAACGTGACCCACAACTTTCGGCTCTTTAAGCCCAGCGACTTCGCCACCATCGTGACCGACCAACCCTTACCGGCCGAAATTGCCGCCCAGATTCCGGCGGACCGGTTGGTGGTCCTTGAAGGAGGAACTACTAATCATGACTGACGACCTACTAACCACCCAACGCAACATGCTAGCGCTGATTCAAAGTGGTCTGGCGTTTACCCAGGACCCGTTCGACCGGGACCGCTACCAAAAACTCCAAGCCTTTCTTCTACAACAAATGGCCCTCAATCCCCAGGTGAACGTGGCTCAGTTGAAAACGGCGCTGGCCCAAGACACCGGGTACGTGACGCCCAAGGTCGACGTACGCGCGTTGATCCTAAAAGCCGACCGCATTTTGCTAGTACAAGACGTGCCCACCCAAACCTGGGCACTGCCCGGCGGTTACGCGGACGTCGGCTATTCGCCCCGAGAAAACGTTGAACGCGAGGTCCGTGAAGAAACGGGACTGGCCGTGCGGACTCGTGGCCTGTTACACATCTTTGACACGGCCCAGCGCCCCGACATCCCCCAGGTCGCCCAATTCTACAAGTTAGTCTTTGCGTGCGAGCCGCTGGAGGGCCACTTCGAGCCCAGCATGGAGGTCGACCGGATCGGCTATTTCGACTTAGACGCCCTGCCGCCGTTGTCGTTAAACCGGACCACACCGGAACAGTTGACCACGCTGATGCAAGCGCAACGCGCCCAGGTGCTTAGCCGAACCGACTAGTTATCCGTTCCCCCGTTAGGCGCGTTGCGGCACCAAATTCCCGTAAAAGTGTGATGTTTTCGTGACCACGACCTTGTGATTTCATTAAGCCCCCAAAGAAACCGTAAAGACCAGCCCCAAAAGGTGTTGTTCGCGCGTTTTCTGCGCTAGTATGAGAAGCATATTCAGTTACCCGCTGATCTCAATTCTCAAACGGAGGTGGTTATATGCGCTGGGAACCCTTACTCATCATCTTACTTGTGGCCAGTCTAAGTGGCCTGACCATTCTGACCACGGTGGTCAATCGACAACATCGTTGGTTTGTCTTAATCACCTTAGGCTACTTAACCGGTTTAGCCGCTATCGTGTTCACCCCCTTAGCCTTTACCGGCACAGCCGTCTATATCATGCCGCCCGGCACGGGGCGTGTGAACTTGACCCAACTCGACTTGTTTAACTTAGGCTTTGCCGAAAATATCCTAATGACCCTGCCGCTCGGCCTGCTGGTCAAATGGCTGTGGCCGCGCCTACCGCTGATCGGCGTGACCCTCTTCGGGTTCTTCGTCGGCGGTAGCATCGAAACCCTGCAATACGTCTTGTCTCATCACTGGTTGATCAACCGCAGTAGCGACATCAACGACGTCTTAGCCAACATGCTGGGTGTCTTGGTGGGCGGCGCCTTAGTGGCCCTGTACTACCACTTCAGACCGGTGCGCCAACGCAAGCTGACCGCCGCTCAGGCCAGTTAGTCCCTTGTTAACGACAACTCACAAAAGTCCCGTCGGTCAGCTCGACCGGCGGGGCTTTTGACGTAGTTGCAATCCAACAGCACCCAGCGTAAACTCAACGTATTACCTGCTTTGGAGAGGATGTTTGCATGTTACCTAGTTTAAAACGTGCCTGGCAAAACCCGTTAACGGCCTATTACCTGGCACTAGTACTCCTGATCATCATCGCGTGGTTTGCCCGGGGCTTTCTGTCACTGGCGTTGTTTACGGTGATCTTTATTTACCTGGCTAATGCCGCCATCATGGGGATCGAACGCCATCTACATCTGGGACATCTGTTGGCGACCCTGCTGGTGTACCTAATTTTTCTAGGCATCTTAGTGGCGGCTTTCGCCCAGATCATTCCCCCGCTAGTCGATGAGGTGGAAAACCTGCCACACGCGGTCAATCGCTTGATTCAAACCTACCCACAGCTGGAAACGTCGGCCAAGAAGGTGATCAAGAACCTCACCCAAAACGCGTCCGTCATCAGCAACAGTAAGACGCTCTTCACCTCAGGCATTGGCAAACTTTCCCGGTTGAGTTCCGGGGTCGAAACCATCGTGTTGGCGTTCTTCTTCAGCTTTATTTTTAACCTGACCAAGGCCCAACTCCAACGCTTCGTCCACGCCTTTACTAAGAGTCGTTTCGCGAAGTTGTTCGTACCGATGGGCGATCTAATTCTCAGTTTCGTCCAAATTTTCGGGACCGTGATTGAAACTCAGCTGTTGATTTGTTCCATTAATACGGTGTTGATGGTCTTAGGCCTCTGGATTCTGCACATGCCGAGCCTGCTGATCTTAGGAATCGCCGTGTTCTTCCTGGGCTTAATTCCGGTGGCCGGGGTCCTGATCTCGCTGATTCCGCTAACCATCATCGCCTTCGTGACCGGCGGCGTGCTACGGGTCTTGGAAGTCCTAGCCTTAGTGATTCTGGTGCACCTGTTTGAATCCTACTTCCTGCACCCCCGCTTGATGGCCAACGCCACCAACCTACCGATCTTCGTGACCTTCATCACCTTGATCGTCAGCGAGCAGATTTTTGGCACCTGGGGCCTGATCGTCGGCGTGCCGTTGGTGGCCTTCTTCCTGAAGGTCTTTGACGTCCAGCTCACGACGCCCAAGCAACCGCACCAACCGAAGAAACCCGTCTCAATATCTAAATAACATCAAAAAATCCCGTTAACCACCGACCCTCTGCGGTCTTGGTTAACGGGATTTTAACGTTTCAGCTTTAATTTTTCGCAGCCGCCTTGGTCTTACGAAAGACTAACCACTTGCTGAAGAAGTAGTTAGCTAAGACCACGACCACCTGGTCCACCAACTTCGTCAACATTTCGTTTTGCATGAGTAAGGAAACCCCGATCCACATAATGCCTTCGTCCATCACCAGGGTCAGTGCCCGCACGGAGAAGAACGATACGATTTCGCGACCCAACGCACGCATGGTAGTAAAGTGGGAATGAAAGACCCAAACCCGGTTGGTCAGATAGGCAAATAACACGGAGACGAACCAAGCCACGGCCACCCCGATTTGATAGTTCCAGTGCCACAGACTGGCCGTCATGAAGAAAACCACGAGGTTGACTAACGTGGTCAGGCCCCCGAAGACCAGGTAGGCGATAACGTCCTTATATTGGGCATACAGTTGTGCTAAGCGTTTCATGGTTGTGTCTCCCCCTGAATATAAAATCCGGTTATCCGTTTTCCTAGTCCGTTATACCCAACTCTCGCCAGAAGTACAAGCCAAGGCGTCGGGATACTAGAAAAACTTAAAGGTTGGATAGGCCACTGACCTACCACTGGTACTTACCAGTGTAGCATATGCCGCCCCTGGGTAGCTCGACCTTAGTGACTTGGTTCGGTGTTGCGGCCAGTTTTAAGATGTGGCGGGAGTGGTGGTCGGGTTGGTTGATTTAAGTTAAAGTAATTTTATTAATATTTAAGCTGTCATCATTCCATAAAAAAAGCCGTGAGGGCTACCCCTTTTTCGGCAACCCCTCACGGCTAATGCATTAAATTAAGCTTTCGTTTTTAAGCGGTGTTCCAGGTTTTGAATCACGTGACTCTTCAACACCACGTACAACAGCACGATTTGAATCGGTGTGGTCACGGCCTCTTTCATTAACCGCACGGGTAAAATGCCCCAAAGTGGCGTGTGGTACATGATCACCAGCCATTCGGAATTGAGCCCGATGTTGACCAGTACGACCACCAGTAGTTGCGCCACGATAATGCGCCACCACGTGATTGGTTGCCGGTAGAAGAACAGCGCGTAGATCAGCGAACCAACGATGGCCGAGATGGTAAACCCGACAAAATACGGGCCCCCGGTCATCAGCGTACCCACGATATCGACTAACGCCGCCGTCATCATCCCCCACCACGGGCCAAACCACTTGGCCAATAGCGCGGCCACCAGGAAGGTGAAACTCAAGCGCATAAACTGGTTACTGATGGTAAAGCGGCTGACTACCAGCTGCACCGCCATCAATAAGCCCATCGTGACCATACTCAACGTGTCCAGCTTGGGTAGCTGGGTTCTTACCATTGTCTTCATTTCAGACATCTCCTAAGGGAGTTGCCACATCGCTGCGGCCAATGCGGCAATAAGATCGCGGACCACGTGTCCTTCGTCCGGTGTTCACATTGCGTTCCACCAGCACTTAACGCCCTATTGCCTACTCCGTAAATTTTAATTACGAAGACAAGCATACCATATTTCGACGAGATTACCAGCCCAATTGCTTATTTAAATTATTATAACGACGCGTTTTCACACTAGTTTCATTTTGCACAATGTAAAATGATTGGGGAGCGGCGTTCTGGCCTGGGGTCGTCCAAGAGATCTTCGATTGGGCCCTCAAACAAGATCTGGAAAAGTTGCATTTGGCCGTTGTAAACGAACCGGATTCTAACACACAAGACGGTTACGCCGCCCTATATCACTATGCGCTAGTCAAAAACAAAATGCCTTGATTCAACGAAAGAATTTTATTCGTTGATGGCTCAGTCAAACTATCAACAATGGACTCCTAGTTAAAGGGGGGCTAGTTCTTAAAATTATCTTGTTTAATAACGAAGTCCCCCCTCTGAGACTGAATTGACTATTTAAACTTGGAGATTCACGTTGAAGTTTCTTTTCAACAGCTCAAAAGACTTTTAAAAAACTATAATTGATGATATATTATGTACTTAAAAGGAGCTGAGAACATGAAAATCTTAGATGTTCCAACTAGTAATATTAGCGAACTCAAACGGTCACCCAAAAATGTCTTTGATCAAGCCCAAGCTACTAATACCGGGGTTTACGTTTTTAATCGAAATACCCCCGCTGGCGTGGTTCTATCAGTTGCCGATTATGAAGACCTGGTTAAGGAAAACGAAGCGCTGCAAGATCAACTCCTCGAATTAAAAGCCTTAGAACGTAAGAATCATGCAGAACCCACTTTTACTGATGAACAGGTTCGGGGTAAGGCCCTAGCAAGTTCAAGGCCTAAGATTGACCCCAATGATGGCTGGGAATAGGTCATGACCGAAAATCAATATTACCAAATTCAATATCTAGCGTCTGCCAAGGGTGATTATGATCATCTTGACGGTTCCCAAAAAATTTTGATTGATAAAGCCCTAAACCGAATTCGTCTGCGGGGGATGCAGGCAGGGCAGCCACTACGCGGTGCCTTAGCAGGATTCAATAAGCTGAAACATAAAAGGGCCGGTCTCAGAATTATTTTTACCCAAGAAAATCAGCAGATTAAAATTATTGAAATTGTCGCTATTGGCAAACGTGAAGACAAAAAAGTTTATCATTTAGCCGAACAACGCATCAAAAAGTTGCCATCCAAAAAACGAAGCTAAACTAGCGAAAATGGGCTCCCAGTTAAGGGGGCCCATTTTTTAGGTTCTATGATATTTGGAGTCTGGGACAGAAGCCCCAGGCTCTTTAGCGTCTCCGAATATTTAGTGTCGAAACGTGCGCCAAAAGGCAGCTGGTGAGCATTAAAAAGAACATCCTCCAATCGAGAATGTCCTTCCTGCTTTTAATTGGATTCACTGGATTAATCAATGCTTAAGCGCGTTCGTAGTCCTTAATCCAGGCTAACGCCAACGCCTTTTCGCCCAGATGCGCCCCGATGACCGGTCCAAAATAGGAACGTTCTACGGGAATGTCCGGGTACTGCTGGGTAATCTTAGCCGCCCAGGCGGCCCCACCGTCGGGATCGTTGGCATCGATCACCAACGCCTTCAACGGGTAATCGACCTTGGCCTGCGCCTCGACGAAGAGGTCTTCCACGCGGGCTAAGGCCTTCTTGCGCGACCGTACCTTCTCAAAGGCCACGATCTCGTGGGTCTGGTCGTCAAAGGTCAGTAACGGCTTGATTCGTAAGACACTGCCGATAAAGGCCGAGGCGTTGGACAACCGCCCGCCCCGCACCAGGTTTTGCAAGTCGTCGACCACGAAATACTCCCCGATGGTCGACCGTAAATCGTCTAGCCGCGCCAGAATCTCTTCGGGGGTGGCACCCTTGGCCGCCATCCGGGATGCTTCGATGGCTAAATAGCCCATGAGTTTGACCGTAATCTGTGAATCGTAAGGAATCACCCGGATGTTGTCAATCGTGGGTGCTAAGTTCTTTAATTGGTTAACAAAGCCAGAAATCGTGCTGGCTAAGTGAATACTAATCACCGTATCGTAACCTTCATCCGCCAACTGGTTGTAGAGATTAATCATCTCACCCAAGGGTGGCTGCGAAGTGCTGGGGAATGACTTGGAATTACGTAGCCAGTCATAGAACTCCTCAGTGGTAATATCAACGCCTTCATCGTAGGAACGGCCGTCAATGATCACCGGAATCGGAACGACGTGAATCTGATAACGTTCCGCCTCTTCTGCGGACAAATAGCTGGTACTATCGGTGACCACAGCAATCTTCATGTTCTTACACCTACTTTTCACTTTCATTTATCCCCTAGAATACCATAAAACCCTTATAAGGACTAGGAATTGTCCGCTGCCAGTCTGGGCAACGCTAGAAAAACGACTAAGCCGGCCAAGAACAGGAGCGCTAACGACGCCGCGCCAATTCGCGATTGCCCGGTTAGTTGGGTGACTACCCCGACTAACACGGGCCCCAGAACGGCGGAGAATTTTCCTAAAATATTATAGAACCCGAAGAACTCGCTGGATTGGTTTTTGGGAACCAGCCGACCAAAGTACGAACGGGAGAGCGCCTGAATACCGCCCTGACTGGTCCCGACCAGAATGGCCAGCAACCAGAAGTCGTTGGCCGTGTTCAGGCGTAAGGCGTCCACACAGATAATCAAATAAACAATAATGGCAATCAAAATTCCGGTGCGGGCGCTGGTCTTTTGGGCCAACCAGCCGTAGAAGATGGAACACGGAAAGGCCACTAATTGTACCGCCAACAACACCATGATGAGCGTGGTACTAGTAATGCCGATGTCCAGGCCGATCGACGTGGCCATGGTAAAGATGGTATCCACCCCGTCAATGTAGCAGAAGTACGCCACTAAAAACCACGCCAGCTGGCGGTGTTGGCGCAAGTGCCGCACGGTCTGCCAGACCCGCGCCCAACTTTGCTTCAACGGCGCCGGGGTAGCGGAAAGTGCGTGTCGTTGGTGCACGTTTCTTAAGAGCGGAATGAAGAAGATCACCCACCATCCGGCGGCTAGCGCAAAGCCCCAGCGGGCCACCGCCGTGCTCGATAGGTGGCCAAAACCGTGGGTTAACTCGAGGATCATAAATAAAATAAAGGCTAAGACGCCCCCGAGATACCCAAAACCGTAACCGGTGCTGGAGAGTTGATCCATCTGCTCATCGGTACTGACGTCGGTCAAAAAACTGTCGTAAAATAGGTTTCCGCCAGAATACCCCAAAACCGACAACACGTAGATCACCAATAATCACTGCCACTGGTTGGGCGGCAACAGTGCCAGACCCAGCGTCATCAGCATCCCCAACGTGGTGAAGCCCGTTAAAAGTCGCTTCTTAAATCCGGGATAGTCAGCTAACGCCCCCAGAAACGGGGCTAGTACGGCGACTAGTAACGTCCCTAAGCTATTAGCATACCCCCAGAAGGCCGTGGCATTGGCCGCGGTAACCCCACTGGCCTGGGCGACCCCCTTGAAGTAAATTGGTAGCACGGCGGTAGTCACGATGATGCCGTACCCGGAATTGGCCCAGTCGTAGAAGACCCAACTCCACTGTTCTTTACTCAGCTGCATGGTGGACCCCCTTGAACGCCGCGGTCAACGCGTGACCCGGCAACGGTTCGGGGAACCGTACCCCTAAGAGCCGCGCAAACGTGGGGGCTTCGTCCACCAGGTCTGCCGTTTCAATGGTGTGACCCGCACGAATGGCCGGCCCAGCAAGCACCAGCGTCGTCCGGTAATCCGACTTATCCGGATCGTATCCGTGAACCCCGTGATAGCGGTCCGGTTGACCCAAGCTAGCCGGATCGACGGCTTCCACCACGGCCGGCCGGTTGGTCTCATCAGTAAAGTAGTAACCGGCCTGCGCCTCAACCAACCACTGACACTGTGGATCGGCCCCCCGTTGGGCTGCTTCGGCGCCGGTGTAGACCGTTTGGACGCCCGGCGTCGTTTCCAATAGCTCCCTTAAATGCGCCCCGTCGGCGAAGTTGCGGGTATAGACGTAGGTGCACCCGTCACAGGACTTAGCCCAGACGTGCCAATCGTTTTTGACCGTACCGTCCTTGGTCGGCGTCAACCACCCCCGTTGCGCAAAGGCCTGGTTCAGGTGGATCATGTGATCCACGTTAATCTGGTAGTGATCGCCTAACACCGCAAAATTGGTTTCGCTAAAGGTACCGGCCGCAATCGTGGCGTCAATCAGCTTGCCGACCCGGGCATCCAACCGCTTTAACGCCGCCAGTGCCTCAGTCGAGCGCACGCCATAGCGATGGCGCATACTGTCCATATCGACCAGGTGGATCAACGTAAGGGCCGGCCGCTTAGTATAGAGCGTGTCGGCCGCACAGGCGGTGATAAAGTCGTCCAATTCAGGTTGTTGAATGCCCCGCCGCAGGTGACCGTACTTTTGGTTCATCCGAAGTAAGAAGACCGGACTACTGGCTTTCAGCGAAACCAACACCTGGTTGGTCCAGATCCGATTAGGAAAGATTTCGGCCAGGTTATAACTGATACGACTGCCCGCGGTCACCGGCCACAAAAAGGCCGCCGTCTTCCGGTGCTGTCGCCGCACTAAGTCGTAGAGGGTTGGCACCTCAATGTCGCGTTGGTACCAGTACCAATCCGGCGATTGACGTTGGGGTTGTAGCTTTGTGTTGTTGATGATGCCGTGTTCTCGCGGATACTGACCCGTAATAATCGTGGTATGGGACGGGTAGGTTAACGTGGGATAGATTCCCCGGACTCGCTTAACCCTAGTCCCCGTGACCACCAGGCGACGCAGGTTGGGTAACTCGTCGAGATGGTCATCGAGGTCCCGACTACCCATGGCGTCTAAAGAAATGACGACTAATCGTGATTGAATATGGCTTCACTCCTTACTTCGCTGACATGGTTCGTTGTCGATCCATGCTTTTCGCTAACCGGTTTAATAAGATTTGTAATAAGTTGCGTTCGTCGGCCGACCAGTGTTCAAAAACCTGGTCCGCTAGCGCTTCAAACGCGGTGTTGATCGCCGCGGCGGTCTCGGTTCCCGTAGCGGTAATGCTGTATACAAGTTGACGTTTATCACGTCCCACGGCTTCCTTGGTGACCATTTCCTTAGTCACCAACCCCTTGAGTTGCCGACTAAGCGTCGAGGTGTCCAGCCGAGTCTGCTGCGCGAGAATTTCTTGGGTGTTGGCACCCCCACCGATCTGGTCCAAAAGTTGCCACTCTGAAACCGTTAAGTGATGCTGCTTGGCCATCCGCTGTAACAAGGTTTGTTGCGCCTTGGTGACCGTCATTAAGGCTGCTAGACTGGATTTCAACTGCCCTCACTCCTTTGGTTGCATTATACAGCGGATTCCTTGGCCGTCACAAGCACTAATTCAACCGGAATTATGGAAACTTTTTCGCGAGGAAACTTCTTTGCGCTTTAGCCCCACAATCGCTATACTTTAGGATGTATTGCTTTTTTGAACGCTGACGTGGGTTCCCCTAATTCTGGCGAGCAGTGGTCCCCATAAAATCCGCTTAGTCCAGTCCACGTCACGACTAACCCAAAATTAATTACCTAGAAAGGTGTGATTCGATGTCCTTTGATGGATCCTTCACCCACGCCATGGTTCACGAGCTGCAGCAGACCGTCACCACCGGGCGGGTCAGCAAGATTAACCAACCTTACGCTAACGAAGTGGTCTTAACCATTCGCGCTAATGGGCACAACTACCCGATCCTCTTGTCGGCCAACCCGACCTATGCGCGTATTCAAGTCACCGAGATTCCCTACGTCAATCCCCCGGTACCCACGAACTTTACCATGATTCTACGTAAGTACCTGCAAGGCGCCATCTTAAAGGGCGTCACCCAAGCCGCTAACGACCGGGTCGTTCACCTGGTCTTCACGGCGCGTAACGAACTGGGCGATCAGCAAGAACTCCACTTGATCGTGGAAATCATGGCCCGCCACAGTAACGTCATTCTGGTCGACCAGGCCAGCGGGAAGATCCTCGACGCGATCAAGCACGTTGGATCCGACCAAAACCGCTATCGGCTACTCCTGCCCGGTGCGCAATACATCACGCCCCCCAAGCAGGACCTCGACGACCCGTTTGCCGGGCCACGGGCCGATTTAGCGGCCACCATCCGCGAGTTCCCGAACCGCGATGTTTTAGCGGGGACCTTGCAGCACCAGTACCAGGGACTTGGTAAGGACACCGCCGCCGCATTGGCCAGTGCCCTGCACCAACCCGGCGACGTCAACGCACACTTCACAACGTTCTTTGATCGCTTCAATGATCCGCAACCCACGTTAACCGTGTCGCCGAAGGGCAAGACCAGTTTCACGGCCTTCCCGTACCCGGCCGAGGGTCAACAACACACCGCAACGACTCTGAGCCAACTACTCGACACCTACTACCAGGATAAGGCCGAACGAGACCG
Above is a window of Levilactobacillus zymae DNA encoding:
- a CDS encoding MarR family transcriptional regulator, encoding MKSSLAALMTVTKAQQTLLQRMAKQHHLTVSEWQLLDQIGGGANTQEILAQQTRLDTSTLSRQLKGLVTKEMVTKEAVGRDKRQLVYSITATGTETAAAINTAFEALADQVFEHWSADERNLLQILLNRLAKSMDRQRTMSAK